ATAGGAGACGCTATAATTATGAATTCCAGAACTTATTAATGGGAGAATAGTATTCAGGTCTAAAGTCGTACCCGTTTGTGGAGGAGAAAAGTCAACTCCTTCTTTTTTCCATACAATTGTAGTTCCGGGACTTAAACCTGATGCGGATAAGGTGGGTAATGTATTTCCAGGACAAATTGCTCTATTGTTTGCTGCCGTATAATCAAGCCCCAAAACATTTTGTCCAATATTAAAACTATTGGCTTTTAAAAATATTGCCGAATCATAACCTGTATTATTCCCTCCATCAGCAATAACTAGTTTGATATGATAAACATGATTGGTGTTTAGCCCTGTTGCTGATGCAACCATGGGTATTGTTTGTCCGTTGAAATTAATTGCAGGACCAAAACCACTACCGTTAAAAGTGCCAAAATAACTAGGATTAGCTGATGGGCAATTAGAATTGTAAGTAGCATCTCGAATTGTAGCAACTGAAACTGGAATACTAGTACCAGGAATTACGGCTAAATTCACATTGGGTCCACCAGCAGTAACATCTTTTAATAGAAAAGCAAAGGCGTCCGAAAAACTACATTGTGAAGTTCCATATTCTTCAGAAGCAAATAGAAAGGAGAAATCAAAATTTGGTGTTTTGGGTTGAAAATCAAATTCAATATAACTAGCATTAATCGAGTTAATTGTTATTCCTGATTGTGATAGTAAATTCGCTTCTAAATCACTATCGCCAGTCCATGCCATAGTACCATCGCTTAAAATAGTAGTATTGGGACTCGGAGTTTGTGTTACATCGCCAGTCGTTAAAACCACACCGTTGGTAAAAGGGAAATTTGGATTGCTATTTTCAAAGTAGCCAATACTATTTGTAGCACCGTAAAAGGAGCCCGACTTATAATTTATATTTGTTGCAGACACACAAGGGGAATTAATTAATACTTGGTTGATCAATTGATCCGTGGTGTACGTGGTTGTATTAATTGTAACTGATTGTGAAAAACAAACTGCCTGAAATAATAATAAAAATAGCAGTTGAGTTTTTTTCATAATACTAATTATTAATTGAATTTTTTAAATCTACAATAAACCGTTACAATACAAATAAATGCGACGTAATGATATTGTTAAATATTTATATAGTAGTATTCTTACTATTATTACTATTTTTTAATAAATAAGTCCTTGTTTAGAATATAAAGTTAAGGAATTCTATAATGGGTTTCAATATTAATTTTCTAAATGATTTTTCTAATTAAATACTATCTTTGCAAGTTCATAACAAACATATAAAATGACATTATCACAAATTCTTACGCCTTCTATAGAAAAAGCAATTCTCGCTTTATTTGACATTACAATTGACAAAGTTGAATTTCAAACTACTCGGAAGGAATTTGAAGGAGATATTACCATGGTTATTTTTCCATTATTAAAAGTGGTAAAAAGCAATCCTGTAGAATTAGGAAATAAAATTGGTAACTATTTAGTTGAAAACGTAAGTGATGTAAGTCGTTTTAATGTAGTCTCAGGATTTTTAAATATTGTTATTTCGGATGAATATTACCTGAATTTCTTTAATGAAATTAAAGACAATGAAAAATTTGGTTTCGTCACTCCAAATCCAGATGAAAAAGCGGTAATGGTAGAATATTCTTCTCCAAACACTAATAAGCCTTTGCATTTAGGTCATGTTCGTAATAATTTATTAGGATATTCTGTTGCTGAAATTATTAAAGCCTCAGGTAAAAAAGTTTATAAAACTCAAATTATCAACGATAGAGGAATTCATATTTGTAAATCGATGCTGGCTTGGCAGAAATTTGGAAATGGAGAAACTCCTGAATCTACAGGCCAAAAAGGAGATAAACTAGTTGGTAATTATTATGTAGCTTTTGATAAAGCATACAAAGTAGAAATAGCTCAATTAATGAGCGAGGGAAAAACAGAAGACGAAGCCAAGAAGCAGTCGCCAATTATTCTAGAAGCACAAGAAATGCTTTTAAAATGGGAAGCGGGTGACGAAGCAGTGATTTCACTTTGGAAAAAAATGAATCAATGGGTTTATGATGGTTTTGCTATTACTTATAAAAATCTAGGAGTCGATTTTGATTGTTTTTATTATGAAAGCAATACCTATTTATTAGGGAAAGATGTCGTACAAATTGGATTAGAGAAAGGCGTATTCGAAAAAGATCCCGATGGTTCTGTTTGGATTGATTTGACTGATGAAGGTTTAGACCGTAAAATTGTTCTTCGTTCAGATGGAACAGCAGTATATATGACGCAAGATATTGGTACTGCGATTCAACGTGTAAAGGACTACCCAGATGTAGGTGGGATGGTCTATACTGTAGGGAATGAACAAGATTATCATTTCAAAGTGTTGTTTCTTATCTTGAAAAAACTAGGTTTTGACTGGTCAAAAAATCTTTTCCACTTGTCTTACGGAATGGTTGATTTGCCTTCTGGTAAAATGAAAAGCCGCGAAGGAACTGTAGTTGATGCTGATGATTTGATGAATGAAATGACCACTACAGCTCAAAAAATCGCCGAAGACCTTGGGAAATTAGACAGCTATTCACCTGAAGAAAAAACCAATTTATACAATACAATTGGTCTTGGTGCATTGAAATATTATATTTTAAAAGTAGATCCTAAAAAACGAATCCTTTTTAATCCTGAAGAATCAGTTGATTTTGCAGGTAATACAGGTCCGTTTATTCAATATACGTACGCTAGAATTCAATCAATAATTCGCAAAGCAAATTTTGATTTTTCTAATAAATCCGAAGCAGTTTCCCTTCACGAAAAAGAAAAGGAATTGTTGAAACAACTGGAATTGTTTCCAGAGGTAATTCAAAATGCGGCTCATAATCACAGTCCAGCTTTATTGGCAAATTATACTTATGATTTGGTGCGTGAATACAATTCATTCTATCAAGCAGTTCCTATTTTAGGTGAAGAAGAATTGAGTAAAAAAACATTCCGAGTACAATTGTCTAAAAAAGTAGCCGATACCATTGCTGCTTCTTTTAGATTGTTAGGAATTAATGTTCCTGAGAGAATGTAACTATATTGGGGCGTTACCCTGAAGAAGAAAAATCTTCAGGGTCGGGCTATCCGTTATAATCTCCCGCAAAAAATCGGGAGGATTTTCACTTCTATCCCTAACGCAAAACCAAAAACTGCAAAGAAAAAATCAGTATTTCAAAAGAACTATTTTCCTTTGTTCCTTTGTGTCTCAGAACCTTTGTACCTTTCTAACTTTATATTATATTTGCAATTCCTAAAACAACAATGACATGTTCGATAATTTAAGCGATAAACTAGATAAAGCCTTTCATATATTAAAAGGGCACGGAAAAATCACCGAAGTAAACGTAGCCGAAACTTTAAAAGAAGTGCGTCGTGCTTTACTTGATGCCGATGTGAATTTTAAAATTGCCAAAGATTTTACTACAAGAGTAAAAGAAAAAGCACTTGGACAAGACGTTTTAACGACTTTACAGCCAGGACAGTTATTGGTAAAATTAGTTAAGGACGAGTTAACTGAATTAATGGGTGGAGATGTTGCTGGAATTAATCTTTCAGGAACACCTACAGTAATTTTAATGTCAGGTTTGCAAGGTTCTGGTAAAACTACTTTTTCTGGAAAACTAGCTAATTATTTATTGACAAAAAAGAATAAAAAACCACTTTTGGTTGCTTGTGATATTTACCGTCCTGCGGCGATCCAGCAATTATATGTAGTGGGAGATTCTATAGGTGTTGAGGTATACTCAGAGCCAGAAAATAAAAACCCAGTTGAAATTGCTCAAAATGCAATCAAGCATGCAAAAGCAAATGGTTTCAATGTAGTAATTGTCGATACAGCAGGTCGTCTTGCTGTTGACAAAGAGATGATGGACGAGATTGCTCGTGTTCATAAAGCAATTCAGCCACAGGAAACTTTATTTGTTGTGGATGCCATGACTGGTCAAGATGCTGTGAATACTGCAAAAGCATTCAACGATATCTTAAATTTTGATGGTGTAATC
The Flavobacterium sp. WC2421 genome window above contains:
- the ffh gene encoding signal recognition particle protein, which produces MFDNLSDKLDKAFHILKGHGKITEVNVAETLKEVRRALLDADVNFKIAKDFTTRVKEKALGQDVLTTLQPGQLLVKLVKDELTELMGGDVAGINLSGTPTVILMSGLQGSGKTTFSGKLANYLLTKKNKKPLLVACDIYRPAAIQQLYVVGDSIGVEVYSEPENKNPVEIAQNAIKHAKANGFNVVIVDTAGRLAVDKEMMDEIARVHKAIQPQETLFVVDAMTGQDAVNTAKAFNDILNFDGVILTKLDGDTRGGAALSIKTVVNKPIKFVGTGEKMDAIDVFYPVRMAERILGMGDVVSLVERAQEQFDEEEARKIQKKIAKNEFGFDDFLSQIQQVKKMGNMKDLVGMIPGASKAMKDVEIEDDAFKHIEAIIHSMTPAERSKPALIDVKRKARISKGSGTKIEQVNQLMKQFEQMSKMMKMMQGPGGKNLMKMMGGMKGGMPGGMQR
- the argS gene encoding arginine--tRNA ligase, whose protein sequence is MTLSQILTPSIEKAILALFDITIDKVEFQTTRKEFEGDITMVIFPLLKVVKSNPVELGNKIGNYLVENVSDVSRFNVVSGFLNIVISDEYYLNFFNEIKDNEKFGFVTPNPDEKAVMVEYSSPNTNKPLHLGHVRNNLLGYSVAEIIKASGKKVYKTQIINDRGIHICKSMLAWQKFGNGETPESTGQKGDKLVGNYYVAFDKAYKVEIAQLMSEGKTEDEAKKQSPIILEAQEMLLKWEAGDEAVISLWKKMNQWVYDGFAITYKNLGVDFDCFYYESNTYLLGKDVVQIGLEKGVFEKDPDGSVWIDLTDEGLDRKIVLRSDGTAVYMTQDIGTAIQRVKDYPDVGGMVYTVGNEQDYHFKVLFLILKKLGFDWSKNLFHLSYGMVDLPSGKMKSREGTVVDADDLMNEMTTTAQKIAEDLGKLDSYSPEEKTNLYNTIGLGALKYYILKVDPKKRILFNPEESVDFAGNTGPFIQYTYARIQSIIRKANFDFSNKSEAVSLHEKEKELLKQLELFPEVIQNAAHNHSPALLANYTYDLVREYNSFYQAVPILGEEELSKKTFRVQLSKKVADTIAASFRLLGINVPERM